CGAGCAGCGTGCCGCCCGCCGCGGTGGAGACGTGCCGCACCAGGGCCTCTTCCCAGGCTAGCCCGATCAGGTAGGGTTGTGGCAGCCAGAGCGCCAGCAACGTCAGCAGCAGCGCCAGCAGGACAGCGACGGGCCAGACCAGCAGGCGACGGACCAACGCGGGCGCATAGGCGGCGACCACGTGGCGTGCCGCACGCCGATGCAGGAAGGTCTGCAACGCGCCCTGCATCAGCGCCGCCATCACCAGTACCGCCCAGGTGGCCGACGGCAGCAGGCGGAGCTGCACCAGCAGCAGCAGCGCCAGCAGCAGGCCGAGCAGCTGATGGCGCAGTACCATGAGCGGCCCGCCCCGCAGCCGGCGGTGCCAGGGCGACGACGCCAGCAGGTACTGGCCCAGCCAGGCACGCCGGCGCAGGCGCGCGGCCTCGAAGCTGCCGGCGAAGATCAGCTGGCCGGCAACCGCCCAGGCAGGCAGCAGCAGCACGTTGGCCGTTCCCGGCTGCAGCCGGGCCCATGTCAGCAGCCCGGCCACCGTCAGCACGAGATACCCTTGCCGATACAGGGTGTGACGCCAGGCAGCGAGATGCCGCTCGCTCATGGTTCCCTCGTGCGCTTGAGGTGGAGCAAGTGCCAGGGGCCGCGGTTCACGACGCCTGGATCATCTCGCCGACCTTCTCCAGGATGTGGCGTCCGATGGGCAGCGCCGAGGTGGCCGCCGGCGACGGGGCGTTGCAGACGTTGACCGTACGCCGGGTGTTGACGAACAGGAAGTCGTCGATCAACCGGCCGTCGCGGGAGACGGCCTGGGCGCGCACGCCGGCGGGCCACGGCTCGAGGTCGTCCAGCGTCAGGCTGGGGCAGTACTTGCGCACCTCCTCCAGGTAGCCGCGCCGCCACAGCGAGTTCTTCATCTCGTGCAGGCCCGGCTGCAGGTTGCGCCCCAGCACCTTGAGGATACCCGGGTTGCTGAACATGCGCGCCATGTCGAGCAGCGAGACGTCGCCCTTGCGATACCCCTCTCGCTTGAACGCCAGCACCGCATTGGGTCCCACGGTCACCGAGCCATCGATCATGCGCGTGAGGTGTACCCCGAGGAAGGGCATGGAGGGATCGGGAATGGGATAGATGAGGTGGCTGACGATGTCGCTGAGGCGGTCGGGCAGGCGATAGTACTCACCGCGGAACGGGCAGATGGTGAAGCCGGGGTTGCGCCCCAGCAGGCGCACGATGCGATCGGCCATCAGCCCGGCGCAGGTCACCAGGTAGCGACTGGTGAACTCCCCTCGCGAGGTGCCGACGATCACCTCCCCGGTACGCTCGGCGATCGCGGTGACCTCGTGGTCGTAGCGGATCTGCCCGCCACGGCGCTGGAATTCGTCGGCCATGGCCTCGGCCACCCGGGCATAGCTGACGATACCGCTGGAAGGCACGAAGATGGCGCCGAGCCCGGTGATGTGGGGTTCGCGCTCCTTCAGCGCCTCGCCCGAGAGCCACTCCCGCTCCAGCCCGTTGGCGGCGGTGCGCTCCCACAGCGCCCCCATGCGCTGCATCTCCTGCTCGTTGGTGGCCACCAGCAGCTTGCCGCAGATCTCGAAGGGAATCGCATGGCGTTCGCAGAACTCCCGGGTGGCGCGGTTGCCCTCGAGGCAGAAGCGCGCCTTGAGGCTGCCCGGCGTGTAGTAGACGCCGGCATGGATCACGCCGCTGTTGTGGCCGCTCTGGTGCCGTGCGGGGCCGCTCTCCTTCTCCAGCAGCAGCATTTTCTTGTCGGGATAGCGCTCGCTGAGCTGCATCGCCGTGGAGAGGCCGAGAATGCCGCCACCGAGAATGATGAAATCGTACACGCAGGCCTCGCGTCGCCAGTGGAACACACCGAAGGGTCGCTATCACGATACTCGCCGGCCGCGGCGCTGACCAGCCATCCCGGAGCGCGCCGAGGGCTCATGCCAAAGGCGTGGGCAACGGCGTTTTCCAGCGGTTTGCGATATCGGTATACTATCGCCCATTGTGTGCATCACGGCGCTCCGGC
This portion of the Billgrantia sulfidoxydans genome encodes:
- the lhgO gene encoding L-2-hydroxyglutarate oxidase; this translates as MYDFIILGGGILGLSTAMQLSERYPDKKMLLLEKESGPARHQSGHNSGVIHAGVYYTPGSLKARFCLEGNRATREFCERHAIPFEICGKLLVATNEQEMQRMGALWERTAANGLEREWLSGEALKEREPHITGLGAIFVPSSGIVSYARVAEAMADEFQRRGGQIRYDHEVTAIAERTGEVIVGTSRGEFTSRYLVTCAGLMADRIVRLLGRNPGFTICPFRGEYYRLPDRLSDIVSHLIYPIPDPSMPFLGVHLTRMIDGSVTVGPNAVLAFKREGYRKGDVSLLDMARMFSNPGILKVLGRNLQPGLHEMKNSLWRRGYLEEVRKYCPSLTLDDLEPWPAGVRAQAVSRDGRLIDDFLFVNTRRTVNVCNAPSPAATSALPIGRHILEKVGEMIQAS